A genome region from Manihot esculenta cultivar AM560-2 chromosome 5, M.esculenta_v8, whole genome shotgun sequence includes the following:
- the LOC110614802 gene encoding zinc finger protein 11 codes for MDRTSLGSEGDNSSGFLWPQRNYTCSFCKRQFNSAQALGGHMNVHRRDRAMLIQLPSWVFGCQNPKPNFSSSSSLSLSSSRSTSANFLSYPCTHHHSLISPSFTSFSSSPSKNSAALECPQLSSSTQLSEDLIKKKSVRAVVQVEEINKGFAEKYELEVLKKNEVISLDLEIGCKDPKEVLDLELRLGCF; via the coding sequence ATGGACAGGACTAGCTTGGGCAGTGAAGGAGACAATTCAAGCGGTTTTTTATGGCCTCAGAGAAACTACACATGTAGCTTTTGCAAGAGGCAATTCAACTCAGCTCAAGCACTTGGAGGTCACATGAACGTCCATAGGAGAGATAGAGCCATGTTGATACAGCTACCTTCATGGGTTTTTGGATGTCAAAACCCTAAACCTaatttttcttcctcttcttctttatcTCTATCTTCATCTCGTAGTACTTCAGCAAATTTTTTGTCATACCCTTGTACTCACCACCATTCCTTGATCTCCCCATCCTTCACTTCTTTCTCTTCATCACCTTCTAAGAACTCCGCTGCCCTTGAATGTCCTCAACTCTCTTCTTCTACTCAACTGAGTGAAGATCTAATAAAGAAGAAGAGCGTGAGAGCTGTGGTTCAGGTTGAAGAGATCAACAAGGGTTTTGCAGAGAAATATGAGCTTGAGGTTTTGAAGAAAAATGAAGTTATAAGCTTGGACTTGGAGATAGGCTGTAAAGATCCAAAGGAGGTTTTGGATTTGGAGCTTCGACTCGGTTGTTTCTAG